In the Sandaracinaceae bacterium genome, one interval contains:
- a CDS encoding phospholipase D-like domain-containing protein: MNATAVTGSELHHLLLALLETTHSRLWITQFILDARPDFDDGRLVRTLMHAVAETAYRGVDVRVLIPDVSAPSGPEYDVNYPAAMFLANRGVDVRRYRPTKQRPHLHSKVTILDADVAVIGNANWTPGAFSQNFEVSVAVRSPQTVRTLDGWFSRLWAQSERAFPTRIHSAPQYYPSDRSPNNGSTRRRIAELRVRARVLAQFDPALSVDLLSGQRYVRRVEELVRAAKSRVVVVMLGLMANQNRRLHPLLDGLIDAHRRGVDVRVLGDAREGAAKDWMSDAEVLSEAGVAVLRWSGTRLHSRTVVIDDTAVVGSVGWTVQSVMNSEEVSIQLSSGHAANEICRLLDVVWKAHQLPATETGHGSV, translated from the coding sequence ATGAACGCAACCGCAGTCACCGGGAGTGAGCTACACCACCTTCTCCTCGCCCTGCTGGAGACAACGCACTCGCGCCTCTGGATCACGCAGTTCATTCTAGACGCTAGGCCCGATTTCGACGACGGCCGCCTCGTACGCACGCTCATGCATGCGGTCGCAGAGACGGCCTACAGAGGCGTGGACGTCCGAGTGCTCATCCCGGACGTGAGCGCTCCATCGGGACCTGAGTACGACGTCAACTACCCAGCAGCGATGTTCTTGGCCAACCGCGGCGTCGACGTCAGGCGGTACCGACCGACGAAGCAGCGCCCCCATCTCCACTCGAAGGTCACGATACTGGACGCCGACGTCGCGGTCATAGGCAACGCGAACTGGACGCCAGGAGCTTTCAGCCAGAACTTCGAAGTCTCCGTCGCCGTTCGAAGTCCTCAGACGGTTCGAACGCTCGATGGCTGGTTCTCTCGGCTGTGGGCGCAAAGCGAGCGGGCCTTCCCGACGCGCATCCACAGCGCACCGCAGTACTACCCATCAGACCGGTCACCGAACAATGGCTCGACCCGGCGCCGCATAGCAGAGCTACGCGTCCGCGCGCGGGTGCTGGCACAGTTCGATCCTGCGCTCAGCGTCGACCTACTCTCCGGGCAGCGATACGTTCGCCGAGTAGAGGAACTCGTCCGCGCTGCTAAATCTAGGGTAGTCGTCGTGATGCTAGGGCTGATGGCGAACCAGAACCGACGCCTTCACCCGCTGCTGGACGGCCTGATCGACGCTCACCGCCGCGGCGTGGACGTCCGCGTCCTGGGTGATGCGCGCGAAGGAGCCGCGAAGGACTGGATGAGTGACGCCGAGGTCCTCTCGGAAGCAGGCGTCGCCGTTCTCCGATGGTCTGGGACACGCCTTCACTCCCGCACCGTCGTGATCGACGACACGGCAGTAGTCGGTTCGGTTGGATGGACAGTGCAAAGCGTCATGAACTCGGAAGAAGTTTCCATTCAGCTGTCATCAGGCCACGCGGCAAATGAGATCTGCAGACTCTTGGATGTGGTGTGGAAGGCGCACCAACTTCCCGCCACCGAGACGGGGCATGGAAGCGTCTGA